One segment of Rhodothermus bifroesti DNA contains the following:
- a CDS encoding metal-dependent hydrolase has translation MPSYRGHLAGATLFFAVYLAGLLYVFSIDAAYQHFSLLEMLAYPLALFGLCLMFALWPDVDTNSVGQALFYWIFFLVDGMLIATRHFEEAAYLGLFAILPILGKHRGWTHTWWAMLLIPSPLLLLPYLFFPDRPLSGLPFYGAAVVGYFSHLVLDGVLLRFHRRRQSYR, from the coding sequence GTGCCAAGCTATCGGGGACATCTGGCCGGGGCTACCCTCTTCTTTGCCGTCTACCTGGCCGGATTGCTTTACGTGTTTTCTATTGATGCGGCTTACCAGCACTTCAGCCTGCTGGAAATGCTGGCCTACCCCTTAGCCCTCTTTGGCCTGTGCCTCATGTTTGCCCTCTGGCCTGACGTCGACACAAATTCGGTCGGACAGGCACTGTTTTACTGGATCTTCTTTTTGGTCGATGGGATGCTGATTGCAACGCGCCACTTTGAAGAAGCCGCTTACCTAGGGCTATTTGCCATCCTCCCCATTTTAGGAAAACACCGGGGATGGACGCATACGTGGTGGGCCATGCTCTTGATTCCTTCCCCACTGCTGCTCTTACCATACCTGTTTTTCCCAGACCGACCGCTTTCGGGTCTACCTTTCTATGGCGCAGCTGTGGTAGGCTACTTCAGCCATCTGGTACTCGACGGCGTTCTGCTACGCTTTCACCGACGCCGCCAGTCTTACCGCTAA
- the aroQ gene encoding type II 3-dehydroquinate dehydratase, which yields MMKILVLNGPNLNLLGKREPAIYGRTSLKDLEKMLREAFPDITLEFIQSNHEGALIDQLHRAEAEHFDGVVFNPGGYTHTSVALRDAIAAISVPVVEVHLSNLHAREDFRQHSLTAAVCEGQIVGLGATGYRLAILYLVERARQTVKH from the coding sequence ATTATGAAAATTCTCGTACTCAACGGCCCCAATTTGAATTTGCTCGGCAAGCGGGAACCGGCGATTTACGGCCGAACCTCGCTCAAGGACTTGGAAAAAATGCTTCGGGAAGCGTTTCCAGATATTACTCTGGAATTCATCCAAAGCAACCACGAAGGCGCGCTGATCGATCAGCTCCACCGGGCCGAAGCAGAACACTTCGATGGCGTGGTCTTTAATCCCGGTGGCTATACGCATACGTCGGTGGCGCTGCGAGACGCTATTGCTGCCATCTCGGTCCCGGTCGTTGAAGTGCACTTGTCTAATTTGCACGCGCGCGAGGATTTTCGGCAACATTCCCTGACAGCCGCAGTATGTGAAGGCCAAATTGTCGGTCTGGGAGCTACTGGCTACCGGCTGGCCATCCTCTACCTGGTCGAACGGGCCCGCCAAACGGTCAAACATTAA
- a CDS encoding MBL fold metallo-hydrolase: MSTSNEPAMLRVTLLGTGTSTGVPVIGCSCRVCRSADPRDRRTRCACYIEAADLSILIDTGPDFRQQALREGIHRLDAVLYTHHHFDHVAGIDDLRPFFFENQHPIPCYAPPVTARVLYHMFSYIFADGSYPGVPKLRLQTVEGPFEITSRYGKATRLRVEPIDVLHGKLPMYGYRIGHFAYLTDASQLPESSFERLQDLDVLVLDALRKRPHPTHFSIDEAVAVAQRIGARQTYFIHMTHEVLHADVDAQLPPGMNLAYDGLQFCCRLTS; this comes from the coding sequence ATGTCGACCTCGAATGAGCCGGCAATGCTTCGGGTCACGTTGCTGGGCACTGGAACCTCAACCGGCGTGCCCGTCATAGGATGTTCCTGCCGGGTGTGTCGCTCTGCAGATCCACGCGACCGCCGCACCCGATGCGCCTGCTATATCGAAGCGGCTGACCTGAGCATCCTTATCGATACCGGCCCGGATTTTCGCCAGCAGGCCTTGCGCGAAGGCATCCACCGCCTAGATGCCGTGCTCTACACCCACCATCACTTCGATCATGTAGCCGGCATCGACGATCTGCGCCCTTTCTTCTTTGAAAACCAGCACCCTATCCCCTGCTACGCTCCACCAGTTACAGCCCGCGTACTTTATCACATGTTTTCGTACATCTTTGCTGATGGTAGCTACCCTGGCGTCCCTAAGCTGCGCTTGCAAACCGTTGAAGGTCCTTTTGAAATCACCAGCCGCTACGGAAAAGCAACCCGCCTGCGCGTTGAGCCCATCGACGTGCTGCACGGCAAACTCCCTATGTACGGCTACCGCATCGGTCATTTTGCCTATCTCACCGACGCGAGCCAACTCCCCGAATCGAGCTTCGAGCGGCTGCAAGACCTGGACGTACTCGTGCTGGACGCCCTGCGCAAACGCCCCCATCCTACGCATTTTTCGATCGATGAAGCCGTTGCCGTAGCCCAACGCATCGGCGCCCGCCAAACGTACTTCATCCATATGACGCACGAAGTGCTGCATGCCGACGTGGATGCTCAACTTCCGCCAGGCATGAATCTCGCCTACGATGGCCTGCAATTCTGCTGCCGCCTTACATCTTAA
- a CDS encoding Rne/Rng family ribonuclease: MAKEIIINAEKDQTRIAIVEDGELVEFYIEDPEHERTIGNIYLARVCRIMPNIQAVFVDIGQKQDAFLHFSDISPSLPLQLKFLADPQPSVQKLAAEIEAHHQHLTRRRHPRGHLAATANGEGEEDHNLKTAPDEPSEAPRRLRLDVLIRSRRRLAQRRLKPKAAETAGSEKSPSEAEPKETASNPPFAPEALLKRDQPLLVKIIKEPISSKGSRVSTDISLAGRFLVLVPFASYVAVSKKITSYKERRRLRALARSLVPEGFGVIVRTVAEGQNAKALDTDLRLLLEKWQRIEKKLAEHPTPPVLLHEDVNMVSSVIRDLFSEDCTRILVDDPRLHRNIRNYVQAVAPHKVDVVELYRGKTHIFAATKIADQVAQAFESRVELPSGGYLYIEHTEAMHVIDVNSGRAGRGLSQEENSLRVNLEAARVIARQVRLRDLGGIIVIDFIDLKDEKNKKKVYDELKKEFRRDRAVTKILPMSDFGLVQITRQRLRPSLTTAFDKITERLVKEKALPPALAQPTPDALLAAIDQWLHAYRHQSERRSITLRIHPFTAAYLTHRIPPYPARWLLKHLIRVRLEADPTLPPLSFRFVDPATGEDVTDRFALSQNGQATRLATD, encoded by the coding sequence ATGGCCAAAGAAATTATCATCAACGCCGAGAAAGATCAGACGCGTATTGCTATCGTCGAGGACGGCGAATTGGTCGAGTTCTACATCGAAGACCCCGAACACGAACGGACTATCGGCAACATCTACCTGGCACGCGTCTGCCGCATAATGCCCAACATTCAGGCCGTCTTTGTGGATATTGGCCAAAAACAGGACGCTTTTCTCCACTTTTCCGATATTTCGCCCAGCCTGCCTTTACAGCTAAAGTTCCTGGCTGACCCGCAACCCAGCGTTCAAAAGCTGGCTGCCGAAATTGAAGCGCACCACCAGCATCTGACGCGGCGTCGGCATCCACGCGGGCATTTGGCAGCCACTGCAAATGGGGAAGGCGAGGAAGATCACAACCTTAAGACGGCGCCGGACGAACCAAGCGAAGCGCCCCGGCGGCTTCGCCTAGATGTTCTTATTCGTAGCCGCCGACGCTTAGCCCAACGGCGCCTTAAGCCTAAAGCTGCAGAAACGGCTGGCTCCGAAAAATCCCCAAGCGAGGCAGAGCCTAAGGAAACAGCTTCTAATCCACCCTTTGCGCCCGAGGCCCTGCTCAAGCGAGATCAGCCGCTTTTGGTCAAAATCATTAAAGAACCGATTTCTTCAAAGGGCAGCCGGGTGTCGACCGACATCTCGCTTGCGGGACGCTTTCTGGTGCTGGTACCCTTTGCTAGCTACGTGGCCGTCTCGAAAAAGATTACCTCCTACAAAGAACGTCGGCGCTTGCGGGCTTTGGCTCGCAGCTTGGTTCCCGAAGGGTTTGGCGTCATTGTCCGCACGGTGGCCGAAGGCCAAAACGCCAAAGCCCTAGATACGGATTTGCGCCTGCTCCTGGAAAAATGGCAAAGGATTGAGAAAAAGCTGGCCGAGCACCCCACACCCCCCGTGCTGCTGCACGAAGACGTCAACATGGTTTCCTCAGTTATCCGAGACCTGTTTTCTGAAGACTGCACGCGCATTTTGGTCGACGACCCGCGCCTGCACCGCAACATTCGGAACTATGTGCAAGCCGTAGCACCCCACAAAGTCGACGTCGTAGAGCTCTATCGGGGCAAGACACACATTTTTGCTGCAACCAAGATTGCCGACCAGGTAGCGCAAGCCTTTGAAAGTCGCGTCGAGTTGCCCTCGGGGGGGTACCTTTACATTGAGCATACCGAGGCTATGCACGTTATCGACGTGAATTCGGGCCGAGCAGGGCGCGGCTTAAGCCAGGAAGAAAATTCGCTCCGCGTCAACTTGGAAGCAGCACGCGTCATCGCACGGCAAGTTCGGCTACGCGACTTGGGTGGCATTATTGTCATTGATTTTATTGACCTCAAAGACGAAAAGAACAAAAAGAAGGTCTACGACGAGCTGAAAAAGGAATTCCGACGCGATCGTGCTGTGACCAAAATCTTGCCCATGAGCGACTTTGGGCTGGTTCAAATCACGCGCCAGCGTCTGCGGCCCAGCTTAACCACAGCCTTCGACAAAATCACCGAACGTTTGGTTAAAGAAAAAGCCTTACCCCCTGCCCTGGCGCAACCCACACCCGATGCGCTTTTGGCTGCAATCGACCAATGGCTGCATGCTTACCGCCACCAAAGCGAGCGCCGCAGCATCACGTTGCGCATTCATCCTTTTACAGCCGCCTACCTCACGCATCGGATCCCGCCTTATCCCGCGCGGTGGTTGTTGAAACACCTGATTCGCGTTCGTCTGGAAGCAGACCCTACGCTTCCCCCCTTGAGTTTTCGCTTTGTAGATCCGGCAACCGGTGAGGACGTGACCGACCGGTTTGCCCTTTCACAAAATGGCCAAGCCACCCGTCTTGCAACGGACTAA
- the sdhC gene encoding succinate dehydrogenase, cytochrome b556 subunit, producing MGVETLDPSVRRVRRFQRYRVRTGMLAWMLHRLTGLGLVVYLVLHVWGLRALTDREAFNALIASYHAPIFKLGEFFLLVAVAYHALNGLRIVLIDFLGWHPHSKKLFWTLAIVCLFIIGVGGYPSLYAVITYLTGA from the coding sequence ATGGGCGTTGAAACCCTGGACCCTTCCGTGCGTCGCGTGCGGCGCTTTCAGCGTTACCGGGTGCGAACAGGGATGCTGGCCTGGATGCTGCATCGTCTAACGGGCCTTGGGCTGGTGGTCTATTTGGTATTGCACGTTTGGGGGCTGCGGGCGCTGACCGACCGTGAAGCCTTTAATGCGCTGATTGCTTCCTATCATGCTCCGATTTTTAAGCTTGGGGAGTTTTTTTTGCTTGTGGCGGTAGCCTATCATGCGCTCAACGGCTTACGCATTGTGCTGATTGACTTTTTAGGGTGGCATCCACACTCTAAAAAGCTGTTTTGGACGCTAGCGATCGTGTGTCTGTTTATTATTGGCGTTGGTGGGTATCCTTCGCTGTATGCGGTGATCACCTATTTGACTGGTGCATAA
- a CDS encoding succinate dehydrogenase hydrophobic membrane anchor subunit, protein MATQYSKIPRSKALNWFLHRITGTFLIFLLITHFWVQHYDAQTASVAAQVLSSEQIAAGELPDYPEAAKEAVRARYGPEAAVTPYDVVMLRLADPVYAVLWKGFNILFLLFALHHGFYGLNNILTDYIRNPMGRVLAQTLSWALALVLLIVGLYSVITAGWGYMPAS, encoded by the coding sequence ATGGCAACCCAATACAGTAAAATCCCCCGCTCTAAGGCACTTAACTGGTTTTTGCACCGCATTACGGGGACATTTTTGATCTTTTTGTTGATCACCCACTTTTGGGTACAGCACTACGACGCGCAGACGGCTAGTGTGGCTGCGCAAGTGCTTTCTAGTGAGCAAATTGCAGCCGGTGAGTTGCCGGACTATCCTGAAGCAGCTAAAGAGGCCGTGCGTGCACGCTATGGCCCTGAGGCAGCGGTTACGCCTTATGATGTGGTTATGCTTCGGCTAGCTGATCCAGTTTATGCTGTATTGTGGAAGGGATTTAACATTCTATTTTTGCTGTTTGCGCTGCATCATGGTTTTTATGGGCTGAATAACATCCTAACCGATTATATCCGTAATCCGATGGGGCGGGTGTTGGCCCAAACGCTTTCTTGGGCATTAGCCTTGGTACTTTTAATTGTGGGGTTGTACTCGGTCATTACGGCAGGTTGGGGCTACATGCCCGCTTCGTGA
- the sdhA gene encoding succinate dehydrogenase flavoprotein subunit has translation MIFSHDVVIVGAGGAGLMAALYAREGGADVAVLSKLHPLRSHTGAAQGGIGAALGNEEEDHWLWHAFDTVKGSDYLGDQDAIEIMCQDAPRTIIELEHYGVPFSRNKEGKIAQRRFGGHTRNFGEAPVRRACHAADRTGHAILHTLYDQCIKNQVRFYDEFQVLDLILTPEGVCCGVVAYELLTGELHIFHAKMVCLATGGYGRVYKTTSNAHASTGDGMALVLRSGLPLEDMEFVQFHPTGLYRLGILVTEGARGEGGILLNDKGERFMERYAPTVKDLAPRDLVSQCIYKEIREGRGINGKDYVYLDLRHVGREVIEEKLPEIATFCRTYLGIDPVKEPVPVAPTCHYAMGGIPTNYDGQVERALRGSVVPGLYAVGECACVSVHGANRLGTNSLLDLVVFGRRAGMHMAEMLRKEGRKKELLPDQPDRRIRSLLEDILGRTEGEPVVAVRTALQQTMMDHVSVFRNEETLNTALNDLKQIRQRAQRVVVRDKSKRFNTELMDAVELGFLVDVAEAITQAALHRTESRGAHSREDYPKRDDEHWLKHTLIYREAEGSYRFDYKPVVITRFQPKERKY, from the coding sequence ATGATTTTCTCGCATGATGTTGTGATTGTAGGGGCCGGTGGTGCTGGTTTGATGGCGGCCCTGTACGCTCGGGAAGGTGGGGCTGATGTCGCTGTGCTCTCCAAGCTGCACCCGCTGCGTTCGCATACCGGTGCGGCTCAAGGGGGCATTGGCGCGGCCCTGGGCAATGAAGAAGAAGACCACTGGCTCTGGCACGCCTTCGATACGGTGAAGGGGAGCGACTACCTGGGCGACCAGGACGCTATTGAAATCATGTGCCAGGATGCCCCGCGTACCATTATTGAGTTGGAGCACTATGGCGTGCCCTTTAGTCGTAACAAAGAGGGTAAAATTGCCCAGCGCCGTTTTGGTGGCCACACGCGTAACTTTGGAGAAGCACCGGTGCGCCGAGCCTGTCATGCTGCTGACCGCACTGGACACGCCATCCTACATACGCTCTATGACCAGTGTATCAAAAATCAGGTCCGGTTTTATGACGAGTTTCAAGTACTGGATCTGATCCTAACGCCTGAGGGCGTTTGTTGCGGTGTGGTGGCCTATGAACTGCTGACAGGAGAGCTGCACATCTTCCACGCTAAGATGGTATGCTTGGCTACAGGGGGCTACGGGCGCGTCTATAAAACCACCTCTAATGCGCACGCCAGCACTGGCGATGGAATGGCGCTGGTCCTTCGCAGCGGCCTGCCCTTAGAGGACATGGAGTTTGTGCAATTTCACCCCACTGGCCTTTACCGGCTGGGGATCCTGGTGACCGAAGGGGCACGTGGCGAAGGCGGCATTCTCCTGAACGATAAAGGAGAACGTTTCATGGAGCGCTACGCGCCTACGGTGAAAGACCTGGCGCCGCGAGACCTAGTCTCCCAGTGTATTTACAAGGAAATTCGCGAAGGCCGTGGTATCAACGGCAAGGACTACGTTTACCTGGACTTGCGGCATGTGGGCCGGGAAGTCATTGAGGAAAAGCTTCCGGAGATTGCTACGTTCTGCCGCACCTATCTGGGTATTGATCCCGTAAAAGAGCCTGTCCCCGTGGCGCCTACCTGTCACTATGCCATGGGAGGAATTCCGACCAACTACGATGGTCAGGTGGAGCGTGCGCTGCGGGGAAGTGTCGTGCCAGGCCTCTACGCGGTAGGCGAGTGTGCTTGCGTTTCGGTCCATGGGGCCAATCGTTTAGGGACCAACTCGCTGCTGGATTTGGTAGTGTTTGGCCGTCGGGCCGGAATGCATATGGCCGAGATGCTTCGTAAAGAAGGTCGTAAAAAGGAATTGCTTCCTGATCAGCCGGATCGCCGCATTCGTAGCCTCTTGGAAGATATCTTGGGGCGTACGGAAGGTGAACCTGTCGTAGCTGTGCGTACGGCGCTGCAGCAGACCATGATGGACCATGTCTCGGTCTTTCGAAACGAGGAAACCCTAAACACGGCCCTAAACGACCTCAAGCAAATTCGACAGCGCGCACAGCGGGTGGTAGTGCGCGATAAAAGTAAACGGTTCAATACAGAGCTGATGGATGCGGTCGAGTTGGGCTTTCTGGTTGATGTCGCTGAGGCCATTACGCAGGCAGCGCTGCACCGAACCGAAAGCCGGGGTGCCCACTCCCGTGAAGATTATCCCAAGCGGGATGACGAGCACTGGCTGAAGCACACGCTGATTTATCGGGAAGCGGAAGGCTCTTACCGCTTCGACTACAAGCCAGTCGTTATTACCCGTTTCCAGCCGAAAGAACGTAAGTACTAA
- a CDS encoding succinate dehydrogenase iron-sulfur subunit: MKINVKIKRFNPETDAAPHWETYEVEADPMDSALSVLLYIKWHLDGSLTFRKSCGHGVCGSDAMKINGENRLACSVLVKDLVRGEGDTITFEPLPTAPVVKDLVIDQSRFFEKYRAVKPWLITHSPPPERERLQSPEAFALIEDATKCIMCGACTHACPSTWADPEYLGPAALLKAYRYTFDSRDEGAEERLPVVDSREGLWKCYTIFNCNEACPKEIDISRWLSALKRRAVIEAAAR; encoded by the coding sequence ATGAAGATTAACGTTAAAATCAAGCGCTTTAATCCGGAGACCGACGCTGCGCCGCACTGGGAAACCTATGAGGTCGAGGCTGACCCTATGGACAGCGCGCTGTCGGTGCTGCTCTACATTAAGTGGCATCTCGATGGCTCTTTGACCTTCCGCAAAAGCTGTGGTCATGGCGTTTGCGGGTCAGATGCCATGAAAATCAATGGCGAAAATCGCCTAGCATGCTCTGTGTTGGTCAAAGATTTGGTGCGTGGCGAAGGGGATACAATCACCTTTGAACCGCTGCCTACAGCCCCTGTGGTCAAAGACCTGGTGATTGATCAGAGTCGGTTTTTTGAAAAATACCGGGCCGTTAAGCCCTGGCTGATTACCCATAGTCCTCCGCCCGAACGAGAGCGTTTGCAAAGCCCCGAGGCGTTTGCTTTGATTGAAGATGCGACCAAGTGTATTATGTGTGGGGCCTGCACGCATGCCTGTCCCAGTACGTGGGCCGATCCGGAATATTTGGGTCCCGCTGCTCTGCTGAAAGCGTATCGCTACACGTTCGATTCCCGGGATGAAGGCGCCGAAGAGCGTTTGCCCGTGGTCGATTCTCGGGAGGGGCTGTGGAAGTGCTATACGATTTTCAACTGCAATGAAGCCTGCCCGAAAGAGATTGACATTTCGCGTTGGCTTTCCGCCTTAAAGCGGCGGGCTGTCATTGAGGCCGCTGCCCGGTAA
- a CDS encoding GvpL/GvpF family gas vesicle protein, whose amino-acid sequence MNAPPASSSWRFSDDELYALTEGARQEAMALARQILKQWWLEAILHQVTTHLKPAPTTVCYLYGITYAGRTVDGPADLAILPYRKLQAILRHVPAAQYGPEVLRKQLADPEAFRMHLQAHHRLLASLQIEGPLLPLRFGTICPDLSHVQAFLEAHYEDFCATLALLEGRQEWTFRLLVDRPRLLETIRLANPNATNAQALETEADRLVQLAAHHCHEKLQAAAERATALVVQLRQRQVVRTAYLVAQDQVATFRHTFENLERAYRLLGFYLRLEGPSPPFNFARLRLEDPEPAVVVP is encoded by the coding sequence ATGAATGCTCCCCCAGCCTCGTCTAGCTGGCGCTTTTCAGACGACGAGCTGTATGCACTTACCGAAGGCGCCCGTCAAGAAGCTATGGCCCTGGCCCGCCAGATTTTAAAACAGTGGTGGCTGGAAGCCATTTTGCATCAAGTGACAACCCACCTCAAGCCGGCGCCAACTACCGTATGCTACCTTTACGGCATCACCTATGCCGGACGCACCGTAGATGGTCCGGCCGACTTAGCAATTTTACCTTATCGAAAGCTGCAAGCTATCCTGCGGCATGTCCCTGCTGCGCAATACGGTCCTGAGGTGCTACGAAAGCAACTGGCCGATCCTGAGGCGTTCCGCATGCACCTGCAAGCCCATCATCGCCTGTTGGCCTCGTTGCAAATCGAGGGACCGCTGCTTCCGTTACGGTTTGGGACGATCTGTCCAGACCTGTCCCATGTTCAGGCCTTTCTAGAGGCGCATTACGAAGACTTTTGTGCAACACTGGCCCTACTGGAGGGGCGTCAGGAATGGACGTTCCGGCTTTTGGTGGATCGGCCGCGGCTGCTTGAAACCATCCGCCTTGCCAACCCCAATGCTACGAATGCTCAGGCTTTGGAGACTGAAGCCGATCGATTGGTGCAGCTTGCGGCCCATCATTGCCACGAAAAACTACAAGCTGCTGCCGAGCGCGCAACAGCACTGGTAGTGCAGCTTCGCCAGCGTCAAGTTGTACGCACAGCTTATTTGGTTGCCCAGGATCAGGTAGCCACATTTCGGCACACTTTCGAGAACCTGGAACGTGCCTACCGACTTTTGGGCTTTTATCTACGGCTGGAAGGCCCCTCGCCACCGTTCAACTTTGCCCGGCTTCGGCTAGAAGATCCTGAACCTGCCGTCGTAGTCCCCTAA
- a CDS encoding translation initiation factor IF-2: MQAEHIRQLIERFREQFVALTADEIQRLVEEARTEALAEARALLKEQMLQAILEHSATLQARYAEKTPSRSPSPPPAKTEPAATSQRPQFVTPRVTLVSRPETPPEEPTETAGAEKKNGNELDQARKILKEIEALRQQLSQNEAWLSRLRPSEASSAQDSP, from the coding sequence ATGCAAGCCGAACATATTCGCCAGCTCATCGAGCGCTTTCGAGAGCAATTTGTTGCGCTTACGGCAGACGAAATCCAGCGCCTTGTCGAAGAGGCTCGAACCGAAGCCCTAGCCGAAGCACGTGCCCTCCTTAAAGAACAAATGCTTCAGGCTATTTTGGAGCATTCGGCAACCCTGCAGGCCCGATATGCGGAAAAGACCCCTTCTCGATCACCCTCGCCACCTCCCGCGAAAACAGAGCCCGCGGCGACATCACAGCGCCCGCAGTTTGTCACGCCCCGGGTAACACTGGTAAGCCGCCCGGAAACCCCACCCGAAGAGCCGACGGAAACTGCAGGCGCTGAAAAGAAAAACGGCAACGAACTCGATCAGGCCCGAAAAATTTTGAAAGAGATTGAAGCGCTGCGGCAGCAGCTCAGCCAAAACGAAGCCTGGCTTTCGCGTCTCCGTCCTTCAGAAGCCTCTTCAGCCCAGGATTCCCCATGA
- a CDS encoding LysM peptidoglycan-binding domain-containing protein: MLRRLFVLALAGSLAGSLAAQDLTRSIERLPTRPSEEIPFERRQALLWSSDLEAWPEADSLSEAELLAYLARLYDYQAQILKAEAAGEKEKAAQLLDHAMEALAALSRRPGITENVRFQEVYRSLITEYEQVYGVPPDTLTLSYGDIFAFREALFAAMNATRDPLLEDVMLPELPTVASTVPLTMNRLVKTSIDFLLREPGKHLLRWLSRAETYFPMIEQIFAEEGLPDELKYLAMIESGLNPRARSRAGAVGMWQFMAGTARLYDLQITPWVDERMDPEKSTRAAARHLKDLYAMFGDWHLALAAYNAGAGRVQRALNQAARQPRQTSRSFWDIYTYLPRETRNYVPMFIATALLASNPATVGLTPEPGPRYEYDYVPIYGMFSLEEIAQMAGTDVLTLRALNPELRTNMLPPTRGPYFIRLPLGSYARFAEEYARLPETRKQPVTTYTVQRGDVMSTIARRFGVSVSALMRANGLRSTVVHPGQRLIIPVATHESTQAVRLAEVQPVSVQYGGRAIRPLAPLEVTPTASVNATPSTLSSATVETVSAVTETETPTASEPDAPTRVVYTVRRGDALSEIARRYNVSVTDLKRWNNLSSNIIHAGQELVIYLSQPVTPERIVYRVRRGDTLSEIARRYNVSVTDLKRWNNLSGERIRAGQRLTLYPNKSQSPEYIIYRVQPGDSLYLIARKYGVSVRDLMQWNELRSGRIYPGQQLKIFS, translated from the coding sequence GTGCTTCGACGGCTGTTTGTTTTGGCGCTCGCAGGTAGTCTGGCGGGCTCCCTTGCTGCCCAAGATCTGACCCGGTCTATAGAGCGCTTGCCAACCCGCCCTTCCGAAGAGATCCCTTTTGAACGGCGGCAGGCTTTGCTTTGGTCGAGCGATTTGGAAGCCTGGCCCGAAGCAGATAGCTTAAGCGAGGCCGAGCTACTGGCCTACCTGGCACGCCTGTATGATTACCAAGCACAAATCCTTAAGGCAGAAGCTGCGGGAGAGAAAGAAAAAGCTGCCCAGCTTTTAGATCATGCCATGGAAGCTCTGGCAGCCCTTAGCCGACGCCCCGGCATTACCGAAAATGTGCGCTTCCAAGAAGTTTACCGTAGCCTGATTACCGAGTACGAACAGGTCTACGGCGTGCCGCCCGATACGCTGACGCTAAGCTACGGGGACATTTTTGCCTTTCGCGAGGCGCTGTTTGCTGCAATGAACGCTACACGCGATCCGCTCTTGGAAGACGTGATGCTGCCCGAGCTGCCTACCGTTGCGAGCACGGTACCATTGACCATGAACCGCCTGGTCAAAACCAGCATTGATTTTCTCCTTCGCGAGCCAGGCAAACACTTGCTCCGTTGGCTTAGCCGGGCAGAAACCTACTTTCCCATGATCGAACAGATCTTTGCCGAAGAAGGACTGCCCGACGAGTTGAAATATTTGGCCATGATTGAAAGCGGCCTTAACCCACGTGCACGCAGTCGCGCTGGGGCCGTAGGCATGTGGCAATTCATGGCCGGCACAGCCCGTCTGTACGACTTGCAAATCACTCCTTGGGTGGACGAACGCATGGATCCTGAAAAATCTACCCGAGCGGCCGCCCGCCATTTGAAGGATCTGTATGCCATGTTCGGAGACTGGCACCTGGCACTGGCTGCCTACAATGCCGGGGCAGGTCGGGTGCAGCGCGCACTGAACCAAGCCGCCCGTCAACCCCGCCAAACGTCGCGCTCGTTTTGGGATATCTATACCTACCTGCCCCGCGAGACACGCAACTATGTGCCTATGTTTATTGCTACGGCACTTTTGGCCTCGAACCCGGCTACGGTAGGCCTAACGCCAGAACCCGGCCCTCGCTACGAGTATGACTATGTGCCCATCTATGGCATGTTCTCTTTAGAAGAAATTGCCCAGATGGCAGGAACCGATGTTCTTACGCTGCGCGCCCTCAATCCAGAACTGCGCACCAACATGCTTCCTCCAACACGCGGCCCCTATTTTATCCGCCTCCCCCTGGGCTCCTACGCGCGCTTTGCTGAGGAGTATGCCCGGTTGCCTGAAACGCGTAAGCAGCCGGTCACGACCTATACGGTCCAACGAGGCGACGTTATGAGCACGATTGCACGGCGCTTTGGCGTAAGCGTATCCGCGCTCATGCGCGCCAATGGCTTGCGGAGTACCGTAGTGCATCCTGGCCAGCGCTTGATCATCCCTGTAGCCACCCACGAAAGCACACAGGCCGTAAGGCTAGCCGAAGTGCAACCCGTCAGTGTGCAGTATGGCGGCCGTGCCATTCGCCCGCTGGCGCCCTTAGAGGTGACACCTACGGCCTCCGTTAACGCAACCCCTTCAACATTATCCTCCGCAACCGTTGAAACTGTATCGGCTGTAACCGAAACAGAAACCCCGACAGCATCTGAACCCGACGCCCCCACGCGCGTGGTCTATACCGTGCGTCGGGGTGACGCGCTGAGCGAAATTGCGCGCCGATACAACGTCTCGGTAACCGATCTCAAACGCTGGAATAACCTCTCAAGCAACATCATCCATGCAGGCCAAGAGCTGGTGATTTATCTATCGCAGCCCGTAACGCCAGAACGCATCGTCTACCGCGTTCGGCGAGGGGATACATTGAGCGAAATTGCGCGCCGATACAACGTCTCGGTAACCGATCTCAAACGCTGGAATAACCTCTCAGGAGAGAGGATTCGAGCTGGACAACGGCTAACCCTCTATCCTAACAAAAGCCAAAGCCCAGAATACATCATCTATCGCGTTCAGCCCGGAGATTCCTTGTATCTGATTGCCCGCAAGTACGGTGTTTCAGTACGCGACCTGATGCAATGGAATGAGCTGCGGTCTGGACGTATTTATCCAGGCCAACAGCTAAAAATTTTCTCCTAA